The nucleotide window ATACTTTCCAATGTGGAAGGTGCAAAGTGATTAGTCTCGTTAAAACCTTTTCAAGAAAAACCCCTGTGCTTTTATTGGGAAAAACTTCGATAGTAGAAAAAATAGTACCTTTTGACTTCAgctttttcatgtaataaaaatGCAAGGAAGATATGTTTCATGTGTTTGGGAGCTCGGTTACTACCAGTATTTGTAGAGAATATGCCCTTCCTCCATGTACTTTTGATACTCGAAATGGTCCGTCCGATGTGGCGGCGAGCTTTTCCTAGCCAGGAGGTTTGCGAACATCTACTTTCCTTAGAACAAGGTCTCCATGTTGCAATGTTCTCAGTCGCACCCGTTTGTTATTTTTGTCTTATGACAATCTACATTGCCTGTTGCCCTTAGTCTGGCCGAGGTGCGTTCTTCATCTAAATTGTCCAACTTGACTCGGCTTGCCTTATCTGGTCATTGGCCTCGGTAGTCGTTAGTTCAGTTCTTAGTGATCTTTGTGAAATTTTTACTAGGATCATTGAGTCTGCTCCATATACTAGTCAGAATGGTGTTTCTTTAGTTGTTGATTATGGTGTAGTATTATGGCTCTATAAGATTTTTGGGATTAGCTCGGCCCAGTCCTTTGGCATTGGCTAACTTTTTTCCTAGGGACTACAAGATAACTTTGTTAGCACCCTCGGCGAGAGCCATTAGTTTGTTGGTgctcaacaaaagaaaaattatgtttgatATTAAGGTTATTTAGAAAAGATGCTATGCTTTTATCAGTAAATTGTCTGCCATGATCAGTAACAATATCCCCTGGCAAGCCATATCTACATATGATGAATTTTCATATGAAAGATTGTACTTAATCCGAAGTTATCTTGGCTAGCGGCTGAACctctatccattttgtgaagtaatcaATTGCAACTAGTAAAAGTTTTACATGATCTCTGGATATCGGAAAAGGTCCGAGAATATCAAGCCCCCACTTGTGAAAAGGACATCCTACCTCGGAGGTGTGTAACATATTGGCTAGAGTATGAATAGTTGATGCACACCTCTGAAAATTGTCGCAATGTCATACTTTCCTCATGCAATCATTCTTGAGTGTTGGCCAATAATAGCTTGTGCGCAGGAGTTTCGAAGCTAGGTTGTGCCCTCCGATATGTGTTCTGCAGATCCCTTCATGTGCTTCTGCCATGGTGAGGCGGGATTCCTCCGTTCTGATACACTTTAACAGTGGTATGGAAaaccctcttttgtatagatcGTCACTAATCATAGTGAAATGACTCGCTTTCTTCTTAAACAACTTTGGGTTTTCTTTTGTCGTCGGGACCTTTCCTATTttcaaataatgcatgcaaggtGTCCTCCAATCTGTTTCGTGTGACAAAGAGAAGATATGGATACTACATATACTTAGTTCCCCAAGCATTAATTGTGACAAAACTGGTATAGTGTTTGTAACTTTGGAAGTTGCTCATTTGGATAAAACACCTGCCCTATTATTATCCTCCCGAGGTATATGAGTGATctcaaaagtttgaaaaaattgaattagACTTTTAACATTGTTCAAATATTGTTCCAAAAAGGGATCTCTTACCTAAAAGTTGTCGTTTACCTGTTGTACGACTAGCAATGAATCATAGTAAAcaactctttttaaaatttatttatattttcaaacataattcaaattattttaaaaatatgtaaaaaatattacttaccgtaaaatcattaaattttaaatttatgtttaCAAAATATTACATCAAAATTCGATAtgtaaacatttttttataaaaatatatttaacagttaaatatttttattatatttaaaaatattttaaaatttttttttatcatgaacACTTCACAAATTTGGAGTGTAATTTCCAGTAAATTGATAATTGTAGTGCAGTTTTGCTGGTttactcaaaataaaaaataaaaaataaaaaaatttggactTCCCTCCTTTTTGTTCCATCTAaaagttaaaaacttaaaacaaCCAAAGCTCGCAGTCATATCAGCGTCTGCGTGAGTGCGTGTGTTGTGGTCACAGCGATCTGCAAATCTTGATTCTTCCAAATATGAAAAAACAACGCAcagaaaattgaaaattcataaacacactttattatttttacttattaGAGTATCAATTcaagagagagagatagagaaatAATTTGAAGTTTTAAACCTTGTTCCCTCCCACCAACCATGTCCTTGGATCCCAATTTCACAGCAGCCGCCACCGCCACCACCACCGCTactgccaccaccaccaccgctGCACCAGCAATACCTATATCACCACAAGTTCGCCCAAACCCGCAATTATCGAAACCTAACAATAACCACAACGACCAAtctcagaatcagaatcagccTTTTCTGTATCCAGTTTCTTCTTCTGGCCGCGGCTTCATCCCGGGGATTACGAATCCCTTTGCCCGTGGTGGTGGTGCCGACGCGCGCCACGTGTCGCCTTCGCTAGCTTACGCTCGTGGCGTTCATGCTCACCTTGAGTATCTTAGCCACATCACTAGGCATCAGCAACTAGGTCCCACTATTAAGGCTCTTCCTCTCTCACCTCAACAACACAAGGTATCTTGTAATAGAAATTCAATTCTTCTAGTTTTATTATTGTGCTATTGTTTAATTTCTGTGATAATAATCATTCCGAAAGTTAATGCTTTTGTGGCATTTGGTTTGTGGCGTTAATTTTATACTCTAATTTAactaattgttgattgttggttGAAGCTTTAGGTTCTGGCTGTGTCATTGTGCTTCTTATAAACTGATATTTGATGATTTTTGctctaattatttaaattaatttttcactGTGGGGTTTGTATGTAGGCTACACCTCGGTCTGCTGTTACTGATAGCAATGGCTATAAAGATACAAGCACAaggttgttatttttatgtttaaacgATATGTTATATATATTCGTTTGCTGTGTTGGAATCGATTTTAATATGTTTGGTTTGTTTCTTAGGGAGAGAAGCAGAGATGATCAGTATATCGTGGTCAGAGATAGAAAAGTGAGTCTACATTTGCTTATTTTGCATGAAATTAATTGTAAAGTTCTTGTGTTAGAAAGACCATAGTGATGTTGATATCATAATAAATTGTATGCGTTAAATTTGTGACAATAGGATACTCTTCCTTTTTTGGAGTGTGTGTTTAAATTCATCTTGAAATGTGCCAAATCGGCTAATCTCTCTCTCTTGCATGTTATATCCTTGTCAATTGTTCTGCCTTTTGATCCTAATTTATCTTTCTTATTGATTCTTAATTTCTTCCTTATTACAATTATACATGTAAACTCTGATTGTGAGGGTCCTTCCAATAAATTGATGGTTTCCTATGTTCCTTTTGATTCCTCTTACTTTCCCTTCCATACCTTGATATTATGTGATTTAAACTGAGTTCTACAAATGGGTGTGTTCTCACATGTTGCGTAAAGCATAATTGATGTTGTTGTTACTGGTATTCTTTGATTTTGTACATATTCAGATATTCCATAGTTCACTTGTTTCATGGATGTTGCAACTAGaaagataaattatatttaCTTTGCATTTAGAAATGGCTTTGGCTGATTTTAACAGACGGTGgaagtttgtatattttttctcTTGGTGTTAAATGTATAGATACTAAGTCCTTCATGAATTCAGGTTTGTGGAATGAGCAAGCTTTACATCATTGTTGGAAGTCATATCACAGATACATCTATGAGAAGTATGATGTAGGAATGGGTTTATACAGAAGTAAAAGGGAAAGTATATTAACCAAGCTATAATAACATGCTATTCAAGCCTAGACATAAATTGGGGTACAAAATAATATTGAAACATTTCACAATAAAGTGGCTTgtattttggtttatttattttgccaaaCTCCATTTATTTTATGGTTGAATAAAGTCAAATTTCATGCCTTGTCTTCTCACTATTTGCTACTGGTAGCTAAAGTGTAAGATTTAATATATTCTTcaatcactttcaaattcattacTTCGCAGCTAATTAAAAAtcatagatttttttattttttaaccttCAGGAACATTTTTCTTGCTAAAAGCTTCTCATTGGATTTTTTTCATTCTGATAGTTGTTAcattattattcataatttaggtCAGGATAACAGAGGATGCTTCCCTCTATGCACTTTGTAGATCATGGCTGAGGAATGGTGTACATGAAGAAAACCAGGTTTGAGTAATATCTCTCTTTTCATAGTTTGACATCTGAGGAAATCATGTTTAACTGTCACAATATTAGATTATTAGCTTTAACGTTTTGTTAAAACAGGATCAATCAGCTTTACCAAAATGTTTTTTTGACATTCATTTCAGTTGTTTTTGTTAGAATATCAATGTTAGCTCTCTAATTAGCTAAAAATGATCAGATTAACTAGTGGTTAGGGTACAAAATACAAGTTAGCTTCTAATTTTCAGAGTGTAGGTTTTTTGAAAGAGCCTCCATGAGGTCAGACAATACTGTATAAGGCACCccttgattttttaaaagatgcCCTATCCTCCCATGAAGTTTGGGTGATATTATACACTTGATACCCATTTTAAACATTAAACTTACGTCTGCCTTAGGGAGGTTAGTATAGCATATAAATTAAGGGGTGTCGGGTGTAATCTCAACGAACCTCAAGAGAGGTGAATGTAATTTACCCTTTAGTAAGCCCTTaatcttaataaaatttaagtataGAATAGGCAACTAGGCAAGTATAAAGGGTACTATAAAAATGAAAAGCCTTGTTAAATCTGTTTTGTGTTCTGTAGCTTCTATGTAACTTCATCATATTGCACTGTTAATAGGGGTTCTGACCAAAGACATTCTTGtttgtgatatttttttattttactttctgtAAGAGTCTGTTTATTTTGATGAACTTATCAATTTGTCATCTTATATTTCATTGACCTGGCAGCCACAACAAAATGATGTAATGAGAGCACTTCCGAAACCATTGCCTGCATCTGCAGTGACTGGTTATACGtcaaacaagaaagaagaaaaagacaatGATGAACACGAAGAGGTTTGACTTTCTAGTTAGCTAAGTATATTTAAGAAAAATGATTAATGGAAGCAGAAAGCTTTGTTTACATGTCAAATACAATTTCTTAACAACATTTATATTGTTGATTACACAATATGAGGCCAACTTTcttgaacaaaaaatattagcTATATATTGAGTGAATATTTAGAAATTCCAAACTGCTTGGTCATAAAGGTTTTGATATTATGTTAGTGCCCACTTTTCCTTTAAGCTATATGGTGAAACTTGAAAGCTcatgaattttatatataacgAGTGACAGCTCTTGTCTAGTATTTTTCAAAGCTTATGTTAAAACagagttcttcaattcttcgcCGAGAGAGTGATCTTATTAAATCCTTATCTGTTGATTTTATACACATTTCTGCTTTCAGAAGGAGGAGTCTGTTGAGCATCTATCAGCACCAGATATATTGAAGAGACATATTAAAAGTGCTAAAAAGGTTAGAGCAAGGTAAGTGTTTTCCGTATTATATCTTTTCGACTCGGTTTTGCTTTAACACATCTTATGAGTTCTGCCTTTGTGGTCATTTGTACATTGCATAATTATGGTCACATTTTGCTGTCATCATAAATTTCACTGCAGAATATTTTATTCTGCaattaataattcaaattttgtgACTAATAATCACATCATTACTTATTTGAAGCTGAGTAACCTGTATGcataacttaattttttattattgccCTCGACGTAAATGTCTAAGTTTCAGTTGAGgagtaatttttgtatttttatttctgcCAGTAAGGATATGCTTGTTAAGGGACAAACATGGATGCAAATTATAACAGATCCGTGAAAAGTTTCACTCAATTTTGACCCCCTAAAAAAATAGTGGAAGGTACAGGGGGACTTTCCAAATTGCTTCATTTGATCCTCCATTGGAGTAATGGCTACCAATTTATATCTTCGGGTAGAGTGTATATAACAAAAGAATGGTGTGCCAGGGATGTTTGTACCAGTGAATCTTGTAACATTGAAGTTCTATGACACATAGAGACTTTGGAGAGAGCATAATGCAAGATTTAATGAAGAAAAATGTTGTGTACATAAGATCTGTGAGATACATGCTCACTCACACTATTGATTAAATGGAATATGGGCTTCATATCTCATCAAATAGACGAATAGTGAATAGTATGAGTCAACATGGTGTCAcattatattttcaaataacAATTCTTGGATGAATGTTAATACCAATTTGCCATACTTATTGTCTTCTGCTTCTTGTAGATTAAGGGAAGAACGGTTACACCGTATCTCAAGGTACAGAAGTAGACTTCAGCTTTTGATTCCACCACAAGTTGAACACTTAAAAAATGACACCGCTGCTGGGAACTGACCTTACAGACTCGAGAGACATCAAGGTTTGTATTAATTCTATAAGGTTTGATATTAATTTAGttctaaaatatttgataagGTTTGGGTTAGCTCTTTGTTGGTAATGGTCAAGGTATTCCTATTAATCATCATGGCTCTTCTCTATTGTATGGCAACAATAGCAATATATGTTTTAAACTCACCAATCTTTTGCATGTTCCACAAGTAACTCATAATCTCTTTAGTGTATCTAACTTTGCTGAGGATAATCATGGTTATTGAGTTTTGGtctaaattttgtttaattcaTGACCAGGTTACCAGGGATCTTCTCCCCAAGGACATAGCTAGAGGAGGAATTTACTCTTTTGATCATTTACTTGTTCCCCACGCTACGCCTCCTAAGCGTGTTTCTTTTAATTCTACCTTTGAATCTTTCTACTGATAAGTCACATGCCCCTACTGCTATGTGTAGTTCCTTTTCTTGTAGTTCTCTAGATTCCAATGTACCATTTGATAGTTTTTTGTGTAAGACATCGAACATTTTTGCTTCTTTTGATGATTCTGTGAATAGTTTGAATCCTATGAATAACACACCCTTTAATTTCTGGAACTAATAGTGTTACCTTGTGTGATAATAACATATTTATCATTCTAACTAAGCTTGAACACCATACTCACAAATCAATTCTGATGAACATTTCTCTCAGATTAACCTTCTCCCttattcttctcctttcttttattcttaacaACCAAAGATCAATGACAATAGTAGCCCACCTTTAGCTTTCTTGACACAGAAACAAAGAAACAATGCTGTTGAGTTCTGGCATAAAAGGTTGGGCTATAGACATATAGTGCCATCAAAACTGTTCAATTTGTCATGTCTGTGTTAGATACCTTCCTCTCGTGGCACCATGCCTCCTAAATCAATTGTCCTTTTCCAACTCCCTTAAATTGGTTTTTGTTGATATTTGAGGTCCACCCACCTACAGAATTGATGCCTAAATCCTTCCTTTCTAGCAGATCATGGTACTTTCTATCATCCCTATTGTCCCTACACACATGAAGGGAGATTAGAGAGGAAATATAGGCATATCACTAGTGTTTGGAAGAAAGACTATATTGAAATAAGTCTCAATATTGTGTTTGGTGTAAAGTGGGAGATAGAGActtagataaaaataaagttctaatttaatttgtacaaaggaTAAAGTTAGAATTAGTTAATTGAAATGggggtattttaggtataaaatgttattgatatttTAGTTTCCCGTGTCtccactttttggaggtactaaaatattgaaattttagagacagagaCTGGTATTCAGTCTCCCAGTCTTCATCccagtacctcaaaacaaatgcTATCTAAAGGTTCGTTTGGAAagctttaaaagtaatttttttgagcttttggcttataaaaagtagtagtattaatgtttggtgtaattttcaaaatcaaattgcagcattttaagaagctatttaggaacttatagagaagttaaaaaaaagatttctttcataatactactactttttatcacattttctataaaataaacatttttagaactaaaaatttaaatacaaaataacttatttataagctacttttaatatagctatttattgtttaagctatttttttaaaaagagtttAATTAAGCTGTTTATCCAAACTAGACTTAAGACCGGCCTTTGAAATTTTGGGATTCTTTTTTATAATGTCACCTTTTATATTGCACATGATTTTTCATTGTATGTTTAAATAGTTTTAAGTTAGAGTtgcttaaataaattaaaaaacaaaattttaaatttcagtaaatattaaaatactcttataattaattttgacaaATACAAATATTCCTAAAATAAGAtcttaaacttttaaaaatttaattttaaactgaATAGAACTAAACTAATTTCAACGTGAAGGTTGGTTGCATTTGGCGAGTCTGCGGAATCCTGTAACTTTAACCTCGAGTCAGAAATTTTTAGAAATGCGAGATGTAGATAACAGTCTAAGTCAAATTTGGTGGATGTTAAATTGTGTGAAATAAGATATGTTGTGTTGATGACAGGCATGGCCTGACAGTGACGAATACAGTCAAATGCTTTTGTTTGAATTATTTGTTTGAGTTGCTTAAGTACTATTTGGAATAAATATGCTCTTGCTTGTGTTTGTTGGATCGGAGCATGGAGGTGATGGAGGATGGAAATTACTATCATGGACTAGAATTCGAGAAAGAGAGATGATAATTGGTTAGGTAGAAGACGTAGAGGATTTCGGTTCCCAAATCATAAGTGGCTAGAAAAAGTTTTTTAGAGAATGTGAATTCAGGAGAGTAAGTGCAAAACTTGAATAAAAACAATAGAGGCTTAGGACTAAGATACGCATTGACCTATTTGATATGGAAAATGCTATGTGTCCTTTAAAATTCAGTctttaattaactttttaattcaaataatattatttaattaaactttaattaaaatatatccttaatttgtaacatattatgcaattttttttgcATTAAATGTGTTTGTTAACTTGAATGTCTTCggtattcttttattttcaaagtcTGTTTGAAGCTTGGTTATTCATTGTATATAGTGTCAGTAACAGATGAATTACATTGAACTTTGAATTACTAATCTCTGATTTATACAAACATGACAAAGATTCTTCTAACACATGCAATAGCAACCatgaaaacgaaaaaaataaatattaagaaaaaacaTGCTAAGTTCAGTACACTTAATCTAAGAAAAGCACTAGTTATTCGTTAAGAAATGGTGGTATACATGAAAATGTCCAAGGAGATTAATAACCTTATTATGTGATCCTATTCCTTATTTCTACAAAGCCTCCTTAGTACTTAAAACatcagaaaaatgaaaaatcttgAAAAGCTTTCATCTCTATTTCAAAGGATCACCACAGAGAAAAGGTATATGGATCCTTTTAGAAATATAGATATCTAAATTCAACGAAATTTCTAGTCTACGCTTACATTAAGATACAAAAACAGAACACTTGCAGCACCACAAAAATGCACTCATGGTTTACCTACGAAATCAAACAGCATGCCAGTGTTGCCACCTCGCTTTTCTCTCTATTCTTTTTCTCCGTTTAATTCTTTTCCCTTTCCTTCAATCCATTCCCAACTTGATCCATCAAGAGTTTTGGATAAAAAGCAGTTCAATGAATTCATGCAAATCCCTGTTATAATTTGTTATATTGCAATTACCTGCACAGACATTACACACACACCCCaccaaaaaacaaaaggaaacaaCAAAAGTTATGGTAGAGGTAGAGGGaacaaaaatttagatttaattactctattagtCCTTAtagtttcatcaaattttcaattaggtcctatacttttttttttcaattgggtTCCTacactgtttttaattttgtaattagatcattttcatataaaaaacgttaaaattaacaaaatatttctctcaaaataCATGTAGTCAAAGATCTAGTTaggtttttaattatgaatactTTCAATTTGCAACGAAATATTCACTTAACTCTCATTTTTTACACTATGAAggacctaattataaaattaaaagcagtgtagggacccaattgaaaggaaaaaaagtataggaacctaattgaaaatttagtgAAACTATGgagaccaacagagtaattaaaccaaaaATTTACAGAGACAGAAATAATATAGTTAAATTTTGCAcataaggaaaaagaaaaaaaaattgaattaagcAACCTAAGAAATAATAAAGCAAAGCTTCTAAGAACTGAACAAGAAGCCATACCCTAATAGCACACATCTCCccaagaaaaagaatttttgaggCCACAACTACTATCAATGTATATGTATAAAATAACTACCGAAAAACTATTTCTCATAGTTTAACAATGAAGCACAAAATTACAAATTTCATATGAATTTTGGGGAACTATATGTAAGCATTCATCAAATTAGGTGAATATTGATTATTGATCACTGTTAACAAAATTACCATATTATTATGCAGCTACTTTCTTTGACTGATCAACCTGCAAGGGCTTATCCTGCCGTCTcctaaaaaaacagaaaatatgatttgaaatcAGAAACTAAAGAAGTATGCAGAGGTCATTTCATTAactaatatcataaaaaaatcagaAGACGTGTAATATAAAGCTACATATTATATCTCAAAAAAGTCACAGTCAATAACATTAAGAGCTAGTATAACTAAGTTATAAAACATACATCAGCACTGCTCTAAATGTATGTTTTATTACCATCGTTCAATCCCAACCATGTTCAGTTCCGAATGCCCTTCAAACTTCACATTCAGTTTATTGATATGCTGTATTTTGAATCATAACCTTAGCAAATAATCAAGGAATATACTTTCTCTGCAATTTTACAAATGCCAGAGAGTATACTACATATGTGTATGATAAATTTAGTTCCATACATACAAAACATTGTGAATCAATCATTTTAATTCCAAGACTTGCCTCAGAGAAGAAATGAGAAAGCGATAATCAATCCTAGCCAAAGATGCAAAACTACCAGAGATGATCACTCTTACTGAAGCAGCATTATTCATTTGTTTTACAAAGAAACCTAATAGCATTGCAGAATGAGCTTATTGGAGTAGTCTAAGTCATAAGCCCAGTAAAGAAGTTCTTTTCATTGGACAATGTACTAGTTTTAGTTCAGTATCTCACGCTATTTTAAGTTCCGtattattgttaaaaataagACCTTTACCATTTTATTATCAATATACAGGGAAGTGTGTCATTCACTTTATTTTAGTGCTTTCTCGAATATCTTTTGTTTAAAAATCCTAGTCTCGTTAGGAATTTCTCTACAGTCTACAATATATCTCCAAATATAAAGAATATTTTCTTCACTCTCTTTTCATATCAGTGTAgttctttcaaaaattgcagTTAATAATCCCAACTGATGATAAACTCCAAAAACAACCAGGTGCCTTTCACTTAGATTATCAGACAACAAACATAGACACTggaaatattgaaaaaaaaattataataataagagAGAAATAACTGACATTTGCTTTAATAAAAAACACAAATGTTGTTATTCcgcataaataaaattaaactaacactTAGGTAATGTATATGTCTGCAAGAACTTACCTGTCATATAATTTAGAAAGTGCCTGTGGCCTTAAATAACTATGTTTTCCAGTTTTCAATACAACTGCATTCCCGGATTCAGGTTGCCCTTCACCTTTTTCGGCTTTAGGTTTCCCTCTTGTTCCCCTTGATAACGGCTTCCAATTAGCATTGGTAAGAGAATGAGCCAGTAGATCAGCTATGTCTGTGGCCATTGCCTCAGCTTTCTTCACATATGGAAATCTTTCCTGCTTGAAGTGGTTTGACAACCATAAATACATAGACAACACTTGATGCCTAGTCTCAAGGTCCAGGAGTTCTGAATCATTCCGGGCAGAGCTTCTCGGCAAGCCCATAGCTATATTGACAGGCATATTCTGACTGAACGTCGTAGCAAATCTGAGTAAGTGGTACATAGCTTTCGGGTCTCTAATATTAACTGGGGCAAAACAGAAGTTAAAACGATCTTCTAAAGACAGTCCCTGGACCCTCTCCAGCATATTTGCAATCTTCTTTATGTGATCATATAGACACAAGAAGTATGATCCATCCAAACGGCAACTTTCACCAAACTTTTCTAGTAGCTGGCAGAACGTCAGATTAGGAAGTTGACTGGCAAATAATTCAACCTGCTCAAAGAAAGGAAACAACCCCACTTTCTTAACCTCGTCAAAAGGTTGTTTCAAACACTCGATCAAGTAATCCAAATCATCTAAATGCATGGTCGTGGCGAGACCATCGGGATAAAGGCATCCTCTCCTACCAGCTCTTCCTGCAATTTGCTTAACCTGTGATGCTGGGACGGGGACCATTTTGTCACCATTGTATTTCGAGAGGTTATTAAAAATTACCCTTCTAATGTTAAGGTTCAGGCCCATTCCCACTGCATCACTAGCTACTAGAACATCATATTCATTACTTTGATCATTGAACAAAGTAGCCTGGTGTCTACGAGTTTCTGGTGGCAAGGCACCATATATAACACAACAACGATGTTTGGTCTGTTTCTCGATGGCCAACTTAACCTCAAATATCTCTCTCCTTGAGAAGGCAACTACACAATCCCCTGATCGAATATTTTGAAGATTACCAAGTAAGGTCTTTGCTTCAACCACCAGTGGTTTGAACCTCTCATAATGTTGCTCATACAACTCATCTCCAGTGTCTTGGCAGATCTTTCGAACAATATCCAAAACACTAGGATCGCCACACAAATGTATCTCATCAGCCTTCAACCCCAAGAGTGCCCTTGTCCATGCATACCCCCTATATGGATCTGACATCATCTGAATCTCATCAATAATGGCCACATCGTACACTTCTCGCATTGACACCATTTCCACAGTACATGCAACATGATTCGAAAATGGGACGTGCTTCTTTTCTTGCCCCGTTAGTAGACTGCAATAAATGCCTTTTGCATTAACCTTATCAAAAACTTCCATAGCCAACAACCTGAGAGGACTACAATAAATGCCCTTTTTCGCATCCATAAACCGTTGCAGAGCATTATATGTTTTACCACTATTAGTCGGCCCACAATGATAAATTATCTTCCGTTTCATGGCCCGCGCAAATGGGAACCAAGTGTGAGGCTTCGTGAGGTCCGCCATCGCAACCATACCCCTGAACCTCTTGATCTCATCCGGGAAATTATCCAAACAAAACTCAACAAATATAGGAAACA belongs to Arachis duranensis cultivar V14167 chromosome 8, aradu.V14167.gnm2.J7QH, whole genome shotgun sequence and includes:
- the LOC107463104 gene encoding uncharacterized protein LOC107463104 yields the protein MSLDPNFTAAATATTTATATTTTAAPAIPISPQVRPNPQLSKPNNNHNDQSQNQNQPFLYPVSSSGRGFIPGITNPFARGGGADARHVSPSLAYARGVHAHLEYLSHITRHQQLGPTIKALPLSPQQHKATPRSAVTDSNGYKDTSTRERSRDDQYIVVRDRKVRITEDASLYALCRSWLRNGVHEENQPQQNDVMRALPKPLPASAVTGYTSNKKEEKDNDEHEEKEESVEHLSAPDILKRHIKSAKKVRARLREERLHRISRYRSRLQLLIPPQVEHLKNDTAAGN
- the LOC107462977 gene encoding DExH-box ATP-dependent RNA helicase DExH18, mitochondrial (The sequence of the model RefSeq protein was modified relative to this genomic sequence to represent the inferred CDS: added 65 bases not found in genome assembly); translation: MATTLFNLCTRRRTIHRLKVLLLSNTHHFSAASTSQFRNFDAPIRSFSTHFRNPRFPLRFLQSWNLSGGTTLPMRQFSDDAGDGGGEKDTAAESDYEFGKSVSFEPENEVNGVSSLSGSVVVENDDTNECNSEVDDDSIECNSSSSSSIGRDELENNNNNNNNNNNNNNNNNNQNSEEFASVALRDPVELYRALCDAKKGAKLERSEGEVLLEVFNYFAKSGWASNQALAIYIGLSFFPTAASKFHHFFRKKCPANVARYLVSLGPSDSAVKFLFPIFVEFCLDNFPDEIKRFRGMVAMADLTKPHTWFPFARAMKRKIIYHCGPTNSGKTYNALQRFMDAKKGIYCSPLRLLAMEVFDKVNAKGIYCSLLTGQEKKHVPFSNHVACTVEMVSMREVYDVAIIDEIQMMSDPYRGYAWTRALLGLKADEIHLCGDPSVLDIVRKICQDTGDELYEQHYERFKPLVVEAKTLLGNLQNIRSGDCVVAFSRREIFEVKLAIEKQTKHRCCVIYGALPPETRRHQATLFNDQSNEYDVLVASDAVGMGLNLNIRRVIFNNLSKYNGDKMVPVPASQVKQIAGRAGRRGCLYPDGLATTMHLDDLDYLIECLKQPFDEVKKVGLFPFFEQVELFASQLPNLTFCQLLEKFGESCRLDGSYFLCLYDHIKKIANMLERVQGLSLEDRFNFCFAPVNIRDPKAMYHLLRFATTFSQNMPVNIAMGLPRSSARNDSELLDLETRHQVLSMYLWLSNHFKQERFPYVKKAEAMATDIADLLAHSLTNANWKPLSRGTRGKPKAEKGEGQPESGNAVVLKTGKHSYLRPQALSKLYDRRRQDKPLQVDQSKKVAA